The Elaeis guineensis isolate ETL-2024a chromosome 5, EG11, whole genome shotgun sequence DNA segment AGGAGGGTAGAAACCTGGGTATGGgagaccctgtatatatagtaccttCCGACAgacgagatgaaggcacgaccaacgagggaTTCCCAGATCGCACCACGTGGCATCATCCGAGCCGTCTGTCAGTCCGACGGTTCGATGCACCCATCCTCAGATCAAGCcatgtcacctccatccgctcgaaCCAACCCGGCCCAATAGCCACCTGCCACGTGGCGCAGGGGCTgtgacgtttcgtatccccgaacGGGCGGCGGGAACGACGGTTCCCATTCCCAAAGAGGCGGAACGTCTGACGCCGATGAGACAGTACGTCTGACGCCGATGAGATAGtacgtctgacaccgacgggacatctgacaccgGCGAATCGCCTGGCATTCATGAGGCGCACGGCACCATATCAGCCCCCGATACGATCATCAGAATCAGAACTTAATACGAtgagaatccactcctttcgctcgACGCTGccgacctcaacgaagacattgGCCAGTGcatcatccgactcaggagtggaggggggcaactgttgggggataccgaccgaccccactcacgcCGACTCATCGTCGGACTTACATGATCGGCATCCGACTCTGCCGACTGACCGACGACCGCCGACCGATCGACGGCTGCCGACCGACCAAGGATGCGTCGGTCgggcggaccttcttctctctcttgatcggctACACTATGGGGTCCGACGTCCGACTTTGGCAacgcgcccgactgactgtcggaggggcccgAGTTTCCACCCAACATCTCTCAACCAGCcgccgacctatagtcggtcggctcccTCAGATGCCGTACGGCTGCCAgaaactgtcagccctgacaacggcatgcggcactgccgcctaggggcattatcccacctaaggcatgggtcaaccctagcgatttgacagcgccacggcgatttgacaccctCACGACGACTCTAacagtcctcagtgagttgacaattcttcaattgtccgcgccattaatgacagtgtcataccatgctccactatatatatcggggaaggcaacagtgctagaggtcgatTCGAAACCCCTGAATTCCTTCCTCTCtagctccctctctttctctctctcgttgagctccttgttttattttcactgttgcctagtctcctctctgacttgaccgtcggagggtccctgccggagCCACCCTCGATCAGTatagactttcttttgcaggcacaCGTTCTCGACGACCAGGcgatgaggagattggccgcaacagtctccataaaatttttttgtaggTTGAGAGAGAAGTTTTTACGACTTCAATTTTCTGATTACAATTCCCAAATAATTAACCCCCTGTATtgccattattttttattaactaataaaataatataaagtgTTTGCCAACCCAGCTGTTGCTTGGGCTGGTAACTAATTGAAACCACTTGCAAACGGTTCATGTTACACCCACAACAAGCCCCCAACCCCCCGCCCCTCCGGTCTCGCTTTAAGAGTAAATGTCTTTCGTTAGCGAAGCTTATTATCCGATCCACCTGGAAAGCATGTGTTAGCAAGCTCTTATCCCCCATCCTCACCCACCACCCACCCAACTTAGGTGCCCtccattatttaatatattttctcCTGTCCTTGCTGAAGCCCTGCTACTCTGCTTTCAGCCAGCCTGCTAAAAAACAAACTACGAAGCCCCCGGTATCTGGCAAACCGTGGAGAGACCAAAACCACCGGCATCCCATCCCGGGGTTTCTCCTGTCCCAATGTTTTAGCCAGCCCCTATATATTTACTCTCCTTCCTCCTTTCTCATTAAGCTCGGCGAAACAAACAACTTTCCTTCATCCATATCTGCCTAAAATTCCAAGTATTCAGAGAGAGAAGACATGAGCTGTGCAAGCAAGGCTTCTTTGATCGTGGCAGCGAGCATGGGGGCAGTGGAAGCGCTCAAAGACCAAGCAGGTCTGTGCCGTTGGAACTATGCCATCAGATCTCTCAACCACCAGGCCAAGAACAGCGTTGGTTCCTTCTCTCAGGCCAGGAggatgtcttcttcttcttcttctaacatTGAGAGGAGGAAAGGAACGGAGGATGCTGATGAGAAGGCCAAGCGATCGGAGGAGGCGCTGAGAAAAGTCATGTACTTGAGTTGTTGGGGTCCTAATTAGGACTTCAGAAGCACGGGATATCCAAAAATATAACTAATCTGTGTTTGGGCGTCTCTGCATCCAATTATGTGAGAACTTTGTAAATATGAGTCTTGAGAAATACTACAATTTTTGGAAACGGCCTTCTGTATTTTTGTTTCCACCGAAATTGTACTCTGAGGTTTTTTCCACTTGTGTGGTCATGTGATCTTtgaatttatatatgaatttgaAGTCAATTACAGGACCAAATTGAGAACACTTATGAAATGGATGCATGAAATGGATGGTAATGCCGCTATGCTAGAGGAGAATGCAGCATTTAGATGTAATACCGTACCATAGCTAGTAAACAATGAAGAAGGTCCCTATATTCTCAGATGCAATGCATATAGTCCCAGCAATCAATTTTTAAAGGACAGGCCCCACTGCCAGCAAGAACCTGCACTAAATACCCTTAGCATAATGACAAGTGGTCCTTAATCAG contains these protein-coding regions:
- the LOC105032721 gene encoding uncharacterized protein, encoding MSCASKASLIVAASMGAVEALKDQAGLCRWNYAIRSLNHQAKNSVGSFSQARRMSSSSSSNIERRKGTEDADEKAKRSEEALRKVMYLSCWGPN